From the genome of Medicago truncatula cultivar Jemalong A17 chromosome 2, MtrunA17r5.0-ANR, whole genome shotgun sequence:
aaagctccccctcaatttcataatatattgcataataaaaaatgcaagattgaaccaaaatcaatattcattcattgatATAAGACATGAAGTACATTACATGATACAtttggttcaaaaacaaaaaagaaattcaaagtgcatGTGATCAAGCAAAAGCAAAAGATGGAGTTTGTAAACCCCAATAACAATTGATCACCTAGACCTACTTAGGGCCTATAGCtaaagaaaaacttaaagactttgaatcctaaagcttctcccccttttgtcatctgcaaaaaggataAGGAGGAATTCTGAAAAGATTCATGGAGTGGAGTCTCCAGAATCAGAAGATGGTTCTGCTTCAAAGATGGAGGGGTCATCAAAAACTGGAGGTGAAATGGCCAAACCAGGAGCATGAACTTTGACAGTCCAGTCAGCCAGAGCACACACAATTTTGTGTGTTTTGGTGGAAACCCTGAGAGCCCTAGAGGCTATCTTCTCAGCTCTTGAGGTTTTGGTAGGAGGAGCAACACCAGAAGGTTCATCTTTCTCTCTGTTTGCAGTAACAAAAGTATTCAGAGAGTCAAACAATGCAGACATGTTTGGAAGCTTGCTTGTGTTGGTGGTTTTcattggtggtggtggaggagtaTATGAGGGGATGGTGTTTGGAGTGGGAAGATCAGAAACCAAGAAATTGCTTGCTTCAGCAACAGAACCCATGGTGGATGAAGAAAGATTAACATTCTGACCAGTTTGAGCCATGAGCTGTACCTCCACAGAGGGCAAAGATCCTGAGGCCAGAGGCGCTGGATCTGCTGACAGCTGGCCACTTTGAAGGGGTTCATTTGAAGCATGTTGATCATCAAATGCTTGACCATCTTGATTAGCCATAACTTGAACATCTTCAACATTCTGAGCTTTAGAGACTTCAACATTCTGAGTTGGAGGAACTTCAACATTCTGAGCTTCAGTTGTTTTATGAACATACTGAGCTGTTTCTTGACCATCTTGAAACACTTCATTGTTGAAGTCAGTGTTGGTATCTTCAACATTCAGATCAATCCCAGTTGAGAAATCCATTTGTTCATCTTGAACATCTTCTTCAATATTCATGTTTGAAGCCAAGAGCTCAGCCACTTCCTGAGTTTCTTCATCAACATTCTGAGTGTGAAACTCagtattttcttcaactctttGATCCTGATCAAAAGAGTTTTCATTTGCAGCTTGAGGTATACCTTCATGAACCTCAGTGGCCTGCTTAGCATTCTCAGCTTCTTCTTGAAGAGATGCATCATTGTCCTTCTGAGCATCATCTTCTCCAAGCAGGACTTTGAACTGAGAGCTTCCTTCTTTAACAATCTCCTTTGCAAGTTTGGAAACTTGAGAGAATAGCTCCAAAGCTGATGGAGAGGGAGGTCTGGCACCTACATTCTCAGAAGATTCATTTCTGATTTCCTCTagctttcttttcttccttgtCTTCTGAACATTCTGGTTGGAAAGTCTCTTAACAGACCCAGAAGTTCTAGAGGCTGTGGAAGATGGCATGTTGGATGTAGTGATGTGGAGTTAACCTAgagttttggaagaaaaagtcaTGAAGTCTAGCTTGcgtttttcttcttcaagaGGCACATTTGCCTTTTTGAAAATGGAAGTTAGATGCATTCCATATGGCAATCCAGCAGATGTTTGTTTTGTGGCTAAACAAGAATCAATCATGTGTTGAATGATGATAAAATAGAGGTTTAACGTAATCTTCTTCATGAGATGGTAGATGAAGCAAAGGTCTATGTCTGAGATAACTTCAAATGATCCACATCTAGGCAAAAGGGAGTGCCTAATCATGTTGTGAAGGATTTTGGGAGTGTCTTCTAAGTTTGTGGAGTTGAAGGTGTGGTTAGCTTTGATGTATTTGATTATGAGTTTGTTACGGTTGACTCTAGAATCATCAAACCAAGAACTAGAGTACAGTTTTTTACCTTCATTGGGAATCTTCAAGGCTTCAGAGAGAAATTCCTGAGTTACCTTAATCTTTACACCTTTAACAAAAGAAATGAGAAACTTTTCATTCacattcttcttctccttgaCTGACAGGTTGGTGTAGAATTCTCTGACCAGATTTTCATAGGTATGCTCTTGGAGAGTTACAAAATCTGTCCATCCTTAAGGTTCTGTAAACTCCTTCAGATTCCATGCCTTTGTCTCTAAGCTTTCAAGGTTGAAGTATTTGGTTCTACTCATTGGTCTGAGAGCAATTTTTTCTGCCCTTGAAGCTTTTAAGGTAGCAGCAAGTTTGGTGATATCTTTACCTTTCCCATACTTCTTAGAAGagcctttctcttcttctttttcagccTTTTCTTCAGATTCTTCctcttcactttcttcttcatcttcagagGTCTTTTCCTCAGATAAGGGCATAGCTTCAGCAGCAATCTCCTTTCTCCTTTGAAGTATTTTCTTTGTAAGTTCCTTATCCCTTTTTGAGGAAGCTTTTACTGATTTCATTGCGTCAGAAAGAGTTTGTTCAgagtcttcatcttcttcttctggaTCTTCCTCTGTTTCATCCTCAGAGTCTTCATCATCACTtgaatcttctttttcttcgttAGAATCTAGATTCACGTGAGATACCTTTGGTTTCTTCAAGGGTTTCTTCATCCTTGTTGAACGTCTGGTAGTTTTTGGTCTGGGTTTGATGATGGGTTTCTTAGAGGATctggttttggaagatttgggaGTTTCAGAAGCAGGAATGATTACGTCCTGAAGAATGGTGCGTACAGGGGTTTCACTCAAAAGTTGTTGATCAGAGGTTTGATCAGCAGCGGcgtttggtggtggtggttgagATTGTTCCACTTGATTGGTCTCATTATCAGAagattttgaaatggtttttgttCTGGCCATTTTCTTCGTAAAAGCAGAAAACAGAGTGTTTTTGGAATTTTGGTGGAGAGATGAAGAGTGAAAATTTTGGATTAGAGATTAATGTGAAATAATCAGGAGTGGTTGCTGATTATATGGACCAAGCGTgcagaagagaaagagagagagggaAAGAAATGATGGCAGTTGACATTGGGAAAGATGAAAACTGTCAAAAAAGCAAACGGacaggagagagagagagagagagagaaaaaaaaagtagccgTTTGTTGGAACACTTGTGTACCTTAGAGAGTAGTCTTCCAGCTGATTTCTTACCCATAAAGTTTGAGAGCAGCAACTGGCTGCAGatacatactcagcttcagttgtggagagtgcaatggtgttttgctttctgcaagaccatcAAATCAATGCTTGTCCCAAGAATTGACAAGATCCACTTGTGCTCTTCCTCTCAactttgtctccagcataatcagcatcacaataggctacaagatcaaaactaaaaccttttctataccaaaggccaagatcagtagtacctactagatatctaaagattcttttaactgcagttaagtgagattcttttgcacatgtttgaaatCTAGGACATAACCCTACTGCAAACACTATATCAGGTTTGCTAgcagtcaaatataataataaacctatcatgcctctatattctttttctgaAATAGATTTTCCATTCTCATCCTTATCTAAACTTGAAGATGGATGCATAGGGGTACTCATGATTTTtgcctcattcattttatatttcttaagaatgtctttgacatacttttcttgacttatgaaaattccatttgaatgttgtttgatttgtaaaccaaggaaaaaaccaagttcacccatcatgctcatctcaaattcactttgcataaggttggaaaattcttcacacatttttattttagtagcaccaaaaatgatgtcatccacatatacttgacCAATAAGCAAGTCAgtattatgtgtttttctaaaaagtatggtatcaatttttcctcttgaaaaaccattttcaattaaaaatgtgctaagtctgtcataccaaactctaggagcttgtttaagaccataaagagcttttgttaatttgaaaacatgatttggtttttctttgtctatgaatccaggtggttgacttacataaacttcttcattCAGAAAGCCatttaaaaatgcacttttcacatccatttgaaaaagtttaatgcttttatgtgcagcatatgcaagaagaattctgatggcttctaaccttgcaactggtgcaaaggcctcatcataatcaataccttcttgttggttgtagccttgagcaactaACCTTGCTTTGTTTCTGACAACCTTACCTTCTTCATCAAGTTTGTTTCTGAAAACCCATCTCGTTCCAATGATGGTTTTGTCTTGATTATTTGGAACTAGgttccaaactttgtttctttcaaactgaGAAAGTTCTTCCTTCATGGCCTCAATCCAAGAGTCATCAATAATAGCTTCATTGATTGACTTGGGTTCCATTTGAGAGATCATTGCCatgttgttatcttgaaaggacAATCTGGTTCTTATACCATCAGTTGTACTTTCAATGATTTGATCAGCAGGATGATCTCCTACCATTCTCCAGCTTCTAGGTGGACTTTGAAGAGATTgatcctgaacattctgatcatcttctttctctactGTATTCACAGTATTTTGAGTGggaacattctgaagtgttGACACTTCAGTGTCTTCATTCTCTTTAGGTTgagaatgttcatcatattcatcaaatatgatatgcatACTAATTTCAACTGTCTGGATTTTTAGATTGTACACTCTGTAACCTTTAGAAGTTGTAGAGTATCCTAAAAAGATAGCTTtatctgatttaggatcaaacttacccaatttttctttattgttcagtatgtaacaatagcagccaaaaatgtgaaagtaggatatgctaggtttaatatttttccagagttcatatggggttttgttaagaacctttcttatagaaactctactcaaaatgtaacaagatgtgttaatggcttctgcccaaaagtaattttcaacatttgattcatttaacattgttcttgccatttcttgcaaggttctattttttctttcaacaactccattttgttgtggagttcttgcacaagaaaaattatgtttaataccattttcatcaaagaatgttttgaaggatgcattttcaaattctcctccatgatcactcctaactgtgatgatattataacctttttcattctgaactcttttgcaaaagttttgaaatgcttcaaaagattcatctttatgttttaaaaatagaacccatgtaaatctggagaaatcatcaacaataacaaatccaAATATTTTGCCAGTTAGACTTGCAGTTTGAACTGGACCAAAGAGATCAATATGAAGAAGCTCTAAAGGTTTCTGAGTTGAAATAAACTCAATAGTTTTAAAGctactttttacttgtttaccttTAACACATGCTTCATAGATCTTGTCcttttcaaagctaatcttaggcaaacctctaactagatcaagttgagaaagtttagcaatggttttcatgcttatatgaccagcccttttgtgccagatccatttgtctttttcaagAGACATAAAACAAGATTCAGCAGGCATATCATTCAGttctaaaacatataagttctttcttcttgaaccagagaaaaacaatttgttagaggaggtttgtctgacttcacatatgttaggtttaaagataacttcaaatccacaatcacacaattgacttatgctaagtagattatgttttaaaccttccacatacagaacattttctattttagcagagttaagattacctatagtgtaacgccctctctaattatttgattatttttaatgagtttagaatatacttatatgatttgtatgatttatatgatttatgttgatgagtaatattttgatatgttatatgttggtatttatttagaaataaatacatgttatttgatttaggaatataaatgttatttgatttaggaatatatatgctatttgatttaggaatatATATacgttatttgatttagaaatatatatgttatttgatgtagaaatatataatctgttatagaaatatgtatgatttgttgtagaaatatatgtcatttgctatggaaatatacatgatttgttatgaaaatatatatatatatatatatatatatatatatatatatatgttatagagatatatttgttatttattattgttatagaaatattttatatatatatatatattgggatagaatattaatatttggatttaagagaaaaataagtaggttaaagatttatataaataggagagacctagtttagaaaaacataacgtacgtacaaccagttttggaaaaagggagaaaaagccaagagaagggagaagacctaggaaagctgcgattttcattctaaggtaagggtgagactaactttgcaattctattaagtatgtgaatcaatggttaggtttaacatgatgtaggatgagtttgtgaggaattgaaaagtaggttaaaattatagaattaatgaataaacggtggaaacttcttaaaaagatgtagaaactgtccttagaccttagataatgattaagatgaattaaggaattgaaattatgcttaaaaccttgagaaaggattaatttggagaaaatgaaaactagttcaaatccctaaaattgatgattaaacggtaagaattgattaaattggtgtagaaagtgttcctggaccttagataatgtttaggacaaactttggaatcgatactaggcttagaaccatgtgaatcgtcggatttttgtgaaaataggaagcctggccgtagcgacattcatctctcgccacggcgagctatgaacctcgcctcgcgagggatgatcttcatcgctcgccacgcgagcctttcccttcgcctcgcgagttcttttggtattgctcgccatagcgagcaaccttactcgccatagcgagctaaggcagagagcatgttggattttgtaatttcgactttttagttggaccttgagtgcctttgagtgcctgaacatacctactaatgattagggaacgaatggggacgagattgaacctagaacaacctgagttggaaagttggcttgtactcgccacggcaagcagatgctctcgcctcgcgagcacttccagaattgagtgttttagtgcattgtgagacttgagttgcttggattggttagaaatgaactttaggtacatagtgtgacctattaaggataatgattgtgaattgtgaagctatattgaaatgctaagtgtttataatgtgatttattgattgattgcattacttgaattattattgaatgatcaggaagttgttgaaaatgaattgatattaagttgttgatatgatctgattatgctgctattgttatttaactaagttgcatgagctattgttgattatcatttgatattgttatatcctgagatgtttatgtgtcgcctatgttgctgttgttggttatgtgaaatatttatatgccttatgtggaagatgtttgatgtttaagttgttgatgcttcacattaatattgttatgttgtgaattgtaattgatatattgatatctctctgttgttgtgtaacttgactgtgctactgctgttatttaactaagtgcatgatgtctatatatatgatgaaatgatgacgtttagctccaaattattggatgcatgatgatatgttgattacgatgattacggtgttttgttgttaagagtccatgcatagcatttcattgagctttgtcctcaccacgattaggagctttgtcctccgcacgttttaggagctttgtcctccgcacgatgaaagtatattaatacttgtcgcgccatttttcggacgtcaaggccatttgattgactcttgactcactttttatctcacgactgaacaaattttttttaaagaggaaaaagttccaaaccacccattttgaaaagatttagggttcgggggttagttatatttagggaaggtattagcaccctaaatattcgtagtactctacgagaacctcttgattttatttaactttttgtgcttagacttgcttgcttttaaaaagatgaaaatggaattgaaagatgaattgaaaaggaaaaagaaaattgattttaattgaagaggcaaaagaaaattgataattgaaaagagaaaaaagaaaattgtttttttaattgatttggaaggacaaggtcctctgcctacgtacccgtgagggatcaaaacctcgtagttcggggtagaaattgacgtttgatttgtttggtgtttttttatatgttttgaaagaggttttgaaataaaaagccaaatggcaaatgagaattgatttgtgttttttagattgaaagaaatagacttgaagttgaattagaattgatttgaaatttgattaagaaaaagaaaaagacggtcacttgatttaagatcaaggtttacTGTGAAAAAgttctttttatgaatttttgatatttgaatgtttttgttgtttttgaataaagatatgaaaattatataagcagaatgagaaaaatgaagttaagctaaattgtgaaattattttaacatggaccagaatattctggagaataattaagttaaacaaaaataaataaatattaacatttaagtttggaccagagcactctggattaacaaaaatataatattaacagttaatttaggaccagagcactctggattaatttaattaacaatgaccagagcactctggagaataattaatttaaacagaaatataatattaatagttaatataggaccagagcactctggattaatttaattaacaaggaccagattgttctggagaataattacaATATTACCAGTTAACTggggaccagagcactctggattaacagaTAGAGCGAGAATtaaaatgtatgaaaaaaagaaattagaaaaatgagatgCTGGGGGTGTGTGAGCAGTAAAGGGGGGTGCAAAAAATAAAACGAAAAGGATTTGGGCCTTGGGTGAGGCCAGGCGCGTGTGGGCCTGGAATAGGCCGGTTCAGACCGGTTCCAAGATTGAACCGGTTCAGTCTAGCATTATAAATAGGTAGGCACcggtttttttattcattttcacttcaaacttctctctcttcttttgtttctagagagagaggctCTGCCTTCTCTCTAGAATCCTCCTCCAACGCCGCCTTCTTCTCCGGTGGCTGGTGCGGTGGCCGGCCGGCCAAGATGGccgcgccgccgcgccggagtggTTATGTACtccctttttatattttttttcgtcctctctccttcttttctctccttctttccgatttttaactcaaaaatgcTCAAAACCCAACGGTTTGACCTAGAtctaaaaggaaagaaatattACTTTTTGGTAGATCCGGTTTGAATTCGGAACCGGAAGTGGTATGGTTTGGATTTGATGGTTTGTTGTGCTAGAGTTATGTTTTATGACGGTTTGGTGATGGTTACtgagtttgattttgttattaCGTGTTTGTGGGTTGATTGGTGTTGAGTTACGGCTGTTTTTTTGTGGCTTGTGTTGGTAATTGATGTTATAGCGCTGACAGTGTTTGGTATGGCGGTACGGTGTTGAACTATGGTTTTGGTGTTTGGAATTTTTGTGTTACTGGACTCTGTTGATTTCTTGCAGGTGAGAAATGTTGTGTCTGTGTGCTTAGCCGTGGAATGTTTCTCTTGTTGGGCCCTCCTTCTCTTTGGCTGCTTGCGCTTTTGTTTTTATAGAGcttgaaaatgaaaactttgttgcttggagaggaGACTTTACAGGCTGTTTTGAGCTGTGTGTTTGGACATTATcggaaaattttgatttattttggacattaaaaataaaataaaaggactaaaaataaataaaacaaaaacaagataaaataaaggttaaaaaaaatgaatttaaagttaataaaagatggaaattaaaattaaatgaaaattgagagaagagggcccgactcggaatcaactatgagctattttaaaatacctccctgccgaattttttttgCTCGAAAGGCTGAGACCGGTCGGAGTTAGATGACACGTGTCAGTGctgtcttaggtcaaaaattggggtatgacaatacttatgatgacgattggtaccacatgcatataagtgtctaagttgcattgtcgcatttgtcgagtcaaggtcgttgttgatgaattatcatctatgagttgtcgagttgtcttctacctatgtgttattaaagaagtacctacgaagattatacgatgtttatgatgtgaattatatggtgttgactaagatgttgctatgttgtttaacatgttgattatgatattgttaagttgctatgttgtctaacatgttgattatgatattgttacgttgctatgttgcttaagatattgattatgatattgttacgttgctatgttgcttaagatattaattatgatattgttatattgctatgttgtttaacatgttgattatgatattgttatgttgctatgttgtgtaagatattgattataatattgttaagttgttatgatgttgaatataattgttactattaagtgatgattatgttgttctatatataattaattattattaagtgaatattatgttatgttattgatgatgatcgaatgttgtgattacttggtaattgtttatcaaagtaTTATGATGTCgattatggtgttagtatgtgttgattatatttatataagatgatgaatacgttgttgtattaatataagaagatgaatatgttgttatattattaaattatgacgagatgatgtatataattattattatcgtTAAGTgtatattatgttatgttgttgtta
Proteins encoded in this window:
- the LOC120578359 gene encoding bromodomain-containing protein DDB_G0278469-like; this encodes MKLFLRSQDNDMWTVITDGDFVPTTKEGAVKAKSAWSTDEKAQAKDLKSMNLEDLIGSLRAHEVLLQGDKPVKKVKTLAFKASQPSSSAADDDVQESQELEEVHEEEAEDELALISKRIQRMMLRRNQIRKKFPNTNMSTKTEADKSQVTCFGCNKTGHYKSECPDIKKVKRKPPFKKKAMITWVDMEESDPQEDADTDMGLMAQSDDEEEVLPQGARTKPWYLDSGCSRHMTGYSTTSKGYRVYNLKIQTVEISMHIIFDEYDEHSQPKENEDTEVSTLQNVPTQNTVNTVEKEDDQNVQDQSLQSPPRSWRMVGDHPADQIIESTTDGIRTRLSFQDNNMAMISQMEPKSINEAIIDDSWIEAMKEELSQFERNKVWNLVPNNQDKTIIGTRWVFRNKLDEEGKVVRNKARTKTISKSSDNETNQVEQSQPPPPNAAADQTSDQQLLSETPVRTILQDVIIPASETPKSSKTRSSKKPIIKPRPKTTRRSTRMKKPLKKPKVSHVNLDSNEEKEDSSDDEDSEDETEEDPEEEDEDSEQTLSDAMKSVKASSKRDKELTKKILQRRKEIAAEAMPLSEEKTSEDEEESEEEESEEKAEKEEEKGSSKKYGKGKDITKLAATLKASRAEKIALRPMSRTKYFNLESLETKAWNLKEFTEP